AAAACAGTTCTTGTTTGAAACTAAATGCATTGAATTTATTCTAGCTATTTCAGGTATTTACGTATCCATTTGCTGAACAAAACCGGTTGACAGTATTTTATGGATTTACTGGTGTGCCAGCGGGAACCGGCAATCCGTACTCGCTGAAAGGTGTCTGCTGTTGTACTCCGAAATTTTCCGGTGTGCCAGAAGCCGGAGCAGCTGGACTGGCCGATCGCTCTTGCTGTGCTCCATCACCCTGTCCACCGGGAGCGGCACGTGCTATCTCAACGTTAGTTGACGCACCTTCGAAGGCAGAACCAACTCCAACGAGCTGAATTCCTGCCGGAGATCCAAATGCCGTTACGAAGGCTCGCTGTACCGTGGAGCCAGGTGTTGCTGATGGAGCTGGAGCAGCACTGCGGGCATCGAACACTCCTGGTAGTGATGCGGCTGGAGCTGAAGCTAGAGCTGGAGTGAGTCCTAGAGCTACACCAACGGCTGGCAGTGGAGCAAGACGGGTGGAGAGTACTGGCGGAGTAAAGACAGGTGCTGGCGCTGCAACGGCTCGGACTGCTGGTGCAaaggcagcaacagcaggagcTGCATAGGTAAGCGGAGTTTCCACGGGACGAACCGTCTTCAGAACAGGACCAGCGACAAGCTGAGGTGGTGCAGCAAATACCGTTGGGACTGCTTTTACAACGGGAGCAACTACAGGAGCTGCTGCATAGGCGAGGGAAGAAGCTACCGGAACGAAGGAAGGTGCATAGCTGCGTCCAACTACCTGGTTGTATGCCGTTCTCAGAACACCCTGGGAAGGAATGGTGTAGGCCGCTGCCACTGGAACCGTTACAGGTGCCGCTAAGTATGGTGCAGCTATCAGTCCTGCCGTCGTAACAGAGCAACTGATGGACATCATTGCCAACAGGGCAAACTTGTGGAAGTCAGGAAGAAAAGAGAACGAATTAGTACTTGCTTCAAAAAGTAAGTACTTGCTTCAAAAAACAAGTAAACACGTACCGAACGAACAAACGATACTGCCATGGTGTTGGGAGGATTAGATGAAGACGTACACCACACAACTGATGCATTTTCGGGTGACCAGGTGTGACTTTTATAATCGTAAGGCTATCCCTACCAAAACAGGCATTCATACTGGATTTAGGTTTGTCTGCGTTTGGTTATGCGTCAATGCGAACTCCCAATGGGAGCCAGCAAACGTAACGCCGGGCTGTGGGGTTATTCACAATGCATGGTGCAGCGCTGCGTTTGTGCCGAGCTAGCGCAAACAGTAACGCAACATTAAAGCtgcaaatttgaatttaaattgtttcatttgcgTCGTACACCACTTGTAAAGCACCTTAGAAGGAGTCACCGAaacaagccaaaaaaaaaaccagtacTCTCAGTTCACCTTTTGTTACGACGGTGACATGAATTATGCAGAACACTTCACCGGGTGAGTGTGTTTGGACTTtggcgaaaaagaaaggaacataACACCGTATTAAAACCAATCAAAGCCCCGTTGGGAAAaagtttccatttccttcctttgttGGCTGTTACACGGTAGGAGTGGATTGGTTGCGGTTCGGTTCAGTTTCGCGTTGGGTTTCCATCATTCACCAAAGGGCTCACCTTGCGTATATTATATTCTTGAAGAAGGTTTTTCACGAAACCCACTGAAAACCCGGAAACACGCTCCCAGTAACGAAATCCGATCCacgggaggtttttttttgtgttgtgaaaaattaattttcttgttGGAAACTTTCTCACTCTACAGAATAGCCTTTTTCCCAGTGGTAACTTTCCCACGGCTTCAATGGATGTAGTGAATAGAAAGCTCGTTCTGCtcgcgaagaaaaacaaaaacaccttcACTCGCTCGTTCGCAAAATACGGTACAATGGTGGTATAGGCGATTGGAACAGCGGGCGAAGAAGCAGCATAATGGATATTTCTTTCATGGTTTCGTTcagtatattttttatttattaaccgTAAGCGCATTCTCGCTGCTGAGCTAATCGCACATGATTACAGGTGAACCGGTACGAAACCCCAACCGGATAGCCCGCCGCTGGTGATTGGTACgggattgtttgtttattttcagctTCGGCTGAAGATGGGTAGGTGTgcttttgaatatttcaacTCCGCTCAACTTCACTCGTTCGTTAGAGAAAGTTAAGCCGAATATGAAAAGAAATTTCGAAGCATGAATTAGGAAAATGATTCTAGATATTTAATAACAGTGCAATACTGTTTGGTTGAATTAAAATGGATTATtattccgttttgtttcattcaaacTCTGTATACGTTGTTGGTTTTCAACGTTTTGTTTATAAAGTTGGCCTCATGTAGTGCATGTAGTTCATTCACTTACATTCTTTCTACAAACTCTTAAATTTTGCATttagtttttggtttttgtagACATTTTGGTGAAACTTCACATTAATTCTTCCATCTCAGGTATTTGGGTATTTTATAACTTCTCCAAAAAATCATCCCAATCTTCCCACATCCATTCAAGGTGGGTGCCTTTCAACACTCAACGCTGATAAGCTTAATTACTCTCACGTATGTGACCGACATGGTGCTTATTAGTGGCGTCACCAACGTCATACAGCCGGGAAGTTCTTGGACACTATTAAAAGATTTTCCCCTGATAGGTAAACCCAAAATGAGCTTTTTCTGGtcgcgtgtgtgcgggtgtgtggTGAATAGGATAAAGCTAATTATAGTACCCACCTATGCGCAGCAAGGCAAAGCAACACTAACACCACCCAAAGCCTTCGTCATGAAATTAGCCTATTTATAGGAGAACGATAAACAGCACATATCGCTTCGTTGGCAAATGTTTGCTGTGCGGAAAGGCGTGCGCTTGTTTGAAACTTCGCTGCGAGTGGATCGGTTGTTTAAATAGAggtaaatttaattagaaaaTATTCGCCACCGATGCTTCACCCTCTTGATGAACTACGTATATGATGAACGACATATGTGATATTTTCATTCAGTAACGTCCAGTAATCTCAAGCAAATTATCAACTTTCGGTTAATCTCATGAAGGGGAAGAGTGTCCCCAAACCATGAAATATCGATCTCAAAAGTAGCAATCACACTATCTCAGCAGCGACATAATGAGGAAACTTTCACTAAGCGTTTTGACGCCATTCGATGCCGTCATTAGTAGTGCGTTGGTGAAGCTGGTAGAGAAAAtagttttatcttttcttGATCTTTTGCCTGCAGTGGTTCCTCAGCTTCCCGTGCCTTTCTCCGTGTAGGTTTTCTATGTAAAAGTCGAGAGTGTGGTTCTATTTTAATGCTTGAACTTTTACATATATTTAGTGAGTTTTGCCAATCAAATTatcaaatgttgttttatttataccaTTCAAATATCAATAAACTATTTTAACGTAGAAGTTGTTGGATTTGAACACACTGTATTCCAGGTAAATTCGTTAGAAACACGTTGTATTATAAAAAGCTTCTGCTCCTTATCGGTTAATGTGAGATTGTTTCCGTCCAATCGAACAAAACCTTACAGACAACTTCCCCATCGAGTGAAGATGAACTTTACGTTTCTAACCTAAAGCATTCGATCCGTTTGTGTGCCTGCTCTGCAGCATCGCAACAGTGTTCAGCAAGGCCCATAAAGTTCAAAGGTGAGCTTGGAACGTACCGGCGTGAACGCACAAACCGAACGCTCTTAGTCCTGGCCGGAAGTGCATCGAGGGGAAGCGAAGGACTGCTATACTTGTTTCCTATTCTTCTCCATATTTCCCACCGTGGATGCCATACTCCACAAAACGGTTCGATCGAACGTGTGTCCGCCGTAGATTGCCTTCCGCACAGTGTGTTCGATCGAACGTGTGACCTTTTGGGTGTGCCTGTTTCACGTGCACTCACGCTTGGCATGTGTCCATTTTCGGTGTAAATCTGTGTGTCGCTAGCAAAATCTGTATGTCCTGCGATGATCCGGACGGTGGTGTGCAGTTGCACTTAAGCGAAGGCTTTAACGTCACGGGATAAGCAGGATGGACCTGGGCTCGTCTCACACTGGGCGCAAAACGAGACCCAGATGGAGACCGTGCAGCAGACCTTGTGCTGGCTAGACTGTGATGATACCGTACTGTCAGGATTCACGTGAGCTTAACATTAACGTAAAACGATATGGTTCAGTTGCATAGTGGTTGTTGGTTGGCCGTTTGCGATAATGGCAACTTTGTTTGGCATCGTTTAATGGTAATTGTCGTTCATGATGAAGGTTGATCGCTAAGGGTGTGCTACGAATTCGAAACACGTCACTCGCTGTAATGAAATTAACCAATTTTGTGGGTTTACACTTAAATAGTTACATTTTATGTGACATATAATAAGACTTTGAATTGTCCTATTCAACCAGACACCATTTTCAGGTCTAAGTTTACAGcgccaaaatttatgcaatgtATGCAAAAATGGTACGCATTTCatattttggatttttgagCTAATGGCATGGTTTACGGCGAACGATTGCTcacgaacgatcgttcgttaTATCAAGccctttaaaaatgaattggtttgccctcagaattgcatacattttgtcGATTGGGTCATCTGTTTGGTTCATGAGAGctcattttttgttcattttttgtcaGTTGGGTCTGCTGCGTAGCTCATTCAAGTtgcatgcaataaaacactgtaaaggtaaaaaactgaaatgaaaactgttcTACCCAGAACAGTTTGTAtcgttttcatgtttgttttttacagtgtaccacgatcgatcgatacagGTTTGTATGGAGCTCTCCAGTTACTCCAAGAGTAACTGGAGagtaccgatcgatcgatcgattggtttgttttgttattgttccaAGTTAGGGATGATATGCGTTGACAGCTGAGGagatttaatataattaaaacttagaaaaacattaaatacctAAACAATTTGATTCATTATAAAACACTACCGACTTCTatgtaagaaaacaatttttgcacatcataTAACACATTTAATGATTTGCAACCGTCGTATTGAcgttcgtttaaaattgtggAATACAAACATTAGGGTATGCTATGTAGCATGCAAACTGGGATGTGAGTTCATCACGAACGATCGCTCGTGAGCAATCGTTCGCCGTAAACCATGCCAATATCTAACAGTTTAGCCTATTAAGCAGCATATGCTGATTCTTTACACGTTTTTCCTTCAATATATTGATGGTGTTGACGttgttataataattatttcactTTGCTGTGTTCAGATTTGTCAGCGCcacaaagtatgcaatcgcaTACTCATTCATTCCTATATTTTATTCCTATATTTTAAAAAGTACATTTGTTGTTTACACACCCTTAATCCTGGCCAAAGGATGTTCCAAAA
This Anopheles marshallii chromosome 3, idAnoMarsDA_429_01, whole genome shotgun sequence DNA region includes the following protein-coding sequences:
- the LOC128715288 gene encoding calphotin-like, translated to MAVSFVRSFALLAMMSISCSVTTAGLIAAPYLAAPVTVPVAAAYTIPSQGVLRTAYNQVVGRSYAPSFVPVASSLAYAAAPVVAPVVKAVPTVFAAPPQLVAGPVLKTVRPVETPLTYAAPAVAAFAPAVRAVAAPAPVFTPPVLSTRLAPLPAVGVALGLTPALASAPAASLPGVFDARSAAPAPSATPGSTVQRAFVTAFGSPAGIQLVGVGSAFEGASTNVEIARAAPGGQGDGAQQERSASPAAPASGTPENFGVQQQTPFSEYGLPVPAGTPVNP